In Deltaproteobacteria bacterium, the genomic window GAACCGGGCTATCAGCGGTCGGTTTCCATTTCACTGGGGCAGAACATCTATACCCCGGAAGATATCTCCCGGACCGACCTGGTAAAGGATGACCGCCCCTATGCGGGTATTGCCTATCTCGCCGTCGGTCTTCACAGCAGGAACGAGCAGGTGATGAATACCTTTGAGATCGATGCCGGCATCGTGGGAAGGCACTCCTACGCGGAAGACTTTCAAATGCTCATTCATCAGTGGATAGAGGAGAAAGAGCCCCGGGGATGGAAGCACCAGCTTCACGATGAACCCGTGGTGAATCTTTTTTTCGAGCGGAAATGGAAGCTGTTCAAAAAAAGCCGGGGAGGGTTCGGATGTGATCTCATTCCCCATCTGGGGTTTGGCGCCGGCAATATGTTTGTCGGGGCCGATGCGGGTAGCGAAGTGCGGTTCGGCTGGAACCTGCCGAATGATTTCGGGACCTTTCTCATCAGGCCCGGTTCGGACAGCAACGCGCCCATCGACAGTAGTGATCCGCGATTCCTGGACTTCTTCCACCGGTTCGGCATACACCTCTTTTTTGCCGTTGATGGAAGGGCCGTTCTGAGAAACATCCTGCTTGACGGTAATACCTTCCGCGACAGCCACAGCGTTGACAAGGAATACTTCGTCGCCGACCTGGTCGGCGGTGCCGGAATGATCCTCGACCGGTTCAAGATCACCTATGCATACGTGTACCAGACGAAGGAATTCAAGACCCAGGAGGATCCGCAGACGTACGGGTCCATATCGGTGTCGGCGACGTTCTGAGGCACTTACTCATCCAACTTGAACCTGATCCGCAGGACCCCGTCGGCGTGTGACGTGGAGATGATCCTGAAAACCCCGATCTCTTTTGTTGTCTTTACATGGGGGCCGATGCAGGGGCAGGCGTCGTAATCACCGATTCGAACGATCCTGAGCCGTTCACCGGCGTCATCGGGCAGTTTTTCCAGGTTATAGAGTTCCTGCGCCTCGTCGGGAGACAGAAATTCTTCCGTGACGGGGAGGTCGGCATCGATGATCTCCCTGACCGTTTCAACGATCCGCAGGATCTCCCCGTCCGTCAGGGGCCGGTCGAAATAGTAGTCGCACTTGGATTTTTTCTTCTCGATATGGGCGCTGAAAGAGCGCCCCGTGCCGAACATCCTGACCATTGTCCGGTTCAGGATATGCTCGGCCGAATGCATCCGTGGATCGTACTGTTTGCTCATACCGTCCATCCTGCCTTTAATGATGTTTGTGCCCTATATACATGCAAATTGCCGGCCCTGCAACAAGGGCGACGACTTCATAGGGAGTCCTACGGAAATGAAGCGGCGGCCTCGTTCAGTGATCCATGCCGGGCGGGTTTTTTGGAACCGGTTTGTAGGTTTGGCAGGTTCATCCTACAAAAATGTAGCCTCAAAATATGAACACGGCGGAAAGGTCCTGAAAGAAAACGAAATAAGACAATAATACCGGGATGATAGGATTTTTTCGCATACTGGCATCATAATTGCTCTGTTCTGTGTCAAGGTTTCGTCTGCCCTTTGCGGGAGATGAGCGTCAAAAATCCTTTTTCGGGGGAGAACGCCATGGCCTGTTCTCAGGAAATGCAGGGGCCCGTTGAAATATTCAAGATGTCCGGGCATGGAAACGACTTTATCATTGTTGACAACAGCCGTGAAACCCTGAAGGCAAACTGGCGTGACTGTGCGATACGGTGGTGCCGCCGCCGCGTCTCTGTCGGCGCCGACGGTCTCCTCATCATCGGGCCGTCGCGGGATGCGGACCTGTCGTTGCGCATCTTCAACGCCGACGGAAGCGAGGCGGAAATGTGCGGAAACGGGGTGCGCTGTGCGGCCAGGTTCGCCGTGGAACGGGAGATCACGGGATCAACCCTTGCGATCTCAACCCTGGCCGGTATCATCCGGGCCCGGGTGGAAGGACGCAAGGCATGTATCAGGTTGCCGGACCTGGCGGAAATGATGGACCCCCTCTCGGTTGAGACCGAAGTGGGGAGATATCTTGCCTATCCCGTTCATCTGGGTGTTCCCCACGCCGTCATCTTTTTCGATTCCGTGGCGGACCTGCCGGCGAAGACCGTCCACGACCTGGGCCGGAGCGTCAGGTTCCACCGGCTCTTCGAACCGGCGGGGACCAATGTGGACCTGCTTCAGGTCGTCGCGCCGAACCATATCCGCGTGCGTACCTACGAGCGGGGCGTTGAAGGAGAGACCATGGCCTGTGGAACAGGGGCCGTTGCTTCGGCGATCGCGGCCCATCTGTTCGGTGATGCCGGTGATTTGCCGATAGCCGTTGAAATGCCGGGTGGCGTGCTTGACGTGAGCTTCATGAAGGACGGGTTCTGCTTCAGCAATATCTGGCTCTCCGGCGATGTCGACTGGGTGTTTCACGGCGAAATATTGAAAGATGGAGAATACTGATGGAACAGTACATGCCGGCGGCACGTATCCGGGAATTGCCTCCCTATCTGTTCGCCCGCATCGATGATATCAAACAGGAGGCCCTGGCCGCCGGCATAGACGTGATAGATCTCGGTATCGGTGATCCGGACCTGAGCCCGCCGGAGCCGGTGATTGACGCCCTGATCCGCGGGGTGAGGAAGGACGGTGCTCATCACTACTCGTCCTACGCGGGACTGCCGCGCTTGAGAAGGGCTTTTTCCGAGTGGTTCGAACACCGGTTCGGGGTCCCCGTCGATCCGGACAGGGAGGTGCTTCCCCTGATCGGGTCGAAGGAGGGCATCGGCCATATCTACCTGTCACAGGTCGATCCGGGAGACGAGGTCCTTATCCCCGATCCCGGTTATCCCGTTTATGCGGCCGGTGCCGTCCTCGCGGGGGCGATACCGCGCTACTTCCCGCTGAGAAGGGAGAACAGCTATCTTCCCGCCGTTGCAGATCTTGAGGGGATGGTCTCGCCGCGAACGCGGATGATGTGGCTCAATTATCCCTCGAACCCGACGGCGGTCCTGGCTGACCGGACATCCTTCGAGGAGGCGGCCCGCTTCGCCCGTGACCGGGGACTTCTGATCTGTCACGATATGGCCTACTCGGAGATCACCTTTGACGGTGCCCGGTCCGTGAGCTTTCTCGAAATTGATGGTGGAAAGGACGTCTGTGTCGAGTTTCATTCACTTTCAAAGACGTTCTGCATGCCGGGCTGGCGTGTCGGCTTTGCCGTGGGGAACGCTGGCGCGATCGGCGCCCTGGCGAAAGTGAAAACGAACCTCGACTCGGGGATATTCATCCCCCTGCAGGAAGCGGCCGTGACCGCCCTCGAAGAGTGCGGTGATGACGTTCTCCGAATAGGTGCCGTTTTTGAAAAGCGGCGTAACCTTTTCGTGTCCGGCCTTGCCGGTGCGGGATGGGACGTGCCTCTTCCGCCCTCGACCTTTTATGTGTGGGCCCCCATTCCCGCGGGATACGATTCGATGGGGTTCTGCACCCACCTGTTACGAGAGGCCGGGATCGTCTGTACGCCCGGGACCGGATTCGGGAAACAGGGCGAGGGCTTTGTCAGGATGAGCCTGACCGTTCCCGATGAGCGCCTTGAGGAAGCGGTGGCGCGCCTGAGGGGCATCGGGATCGTCTATAAAGAGCAGGAGGTCTTACGTGTATTGTGAAAAAGTCAGGGCCGACCGCCCCCGCGAATGTTGCGGCGTTTTCGGGATATACGGCGATGCCGCGGCTGCCGAGAAAACCTATCTCGGGCTCTTTTCCCTGCAGCACCGGGGACAGGAGAGCGCCGGGATCGCCGTATCCGCGGGAAAAGAAATGACGGTTCACCGGGGTATGGGGCTGGTCTGGTCCGTTTTCTCCGACCCCCGCATCATGCCGCGTCTCCGGGGAACGGCAGCCATCGGGCACACCCGGTATTCCACGACGGGTTCATCGGACCTGCTCAACGCCCAGCCGATCATGGTTCGGTATAAGGGTAACCAGATAGCGGCGGCACACAACGGCAACCTGGTGAATTCACTGGAACTCAGGACCATGCTCGAAGGCCGGGGGTCGATATTTCAGACCACCGCCGACAGTGAGATCGTCCTGCACCTCATCGCGCGCTCGGAAAAGGATACCGTCGAGGATGTCGTCATGGATGCCCTTTCATACCTTGACGGGGCGTATTGTTTTGTGTTTCTGACCCCAGAGAAATTGATAGCCGCCCGTGACCCGCACGGATTCAGACCGCTATGCCTGGGGCAGGCGGGAAGCGCTTTCGTCGTGGCCTCGGAATCCTGTGCGTTTGATATCATCGGGGCGCGCTATATCCGGAGTATCGAACCGGGAGAGGTGGTGGTCATCGACAGGGAGGGAGTTACATCACGGATGATGACCACTGAAGGGAAAAGATCGTACTGCGTTTTTGAATATATATATTTTTCAAGACCTGACAGCCTTATCTTCGGTGAGAAGGTTGACAAGGCACGGAGAAGACTTGGGAAGAAGCTTGCGGAAGAGGCGGCCTGCGAGGCCGATATCGTCATAGCGATTCCCGACTCGGCAAATACGGCAGCCCTTGGATATGCTCACAGATCCGGCATCCCCTTTGAGATCGGTCTGATCAGAAGTCACTATGTGGGTCGGACCTTCATCGCTCCCCATCAGAAGGCCCGGGAGCTGGACGTGCGGGTGAAATTCAATCCCGTGCCGGGTGTTGTGAGGGACAGGCGGGTCGTTGTCGTCGAAGATTCCATCGTGCGAGGAACGACATTGAAACAGCTGGTACGCATCATTCGAAATGCCGGGGCTTCCGAGGTTCACGTGCGGGTCAGTTCACCGCCCATCATTTCTCCCTGTTATTACGGGATCGATATATCGAGCCGGGGTGAGCTCATCGCCTCATCCCACTGCGTTGAAGACACCCGCCGGTACATTGAGGCGGATTCCCTGGCCTATCTCTCCGTCGAGGGGATGCTTGAGGCAGTCCCGGACGGTCATTTCCAGTGCACGGCCTGTTTTACCGGAGCATATCCGACGGCCGTGCCCGTGCATTTCGAAAAAGACCAATTCTCCGTGAATTGCAAGGCGGACCGCTGATGTTTCTTCTCCTGATCGAGAAAGGATGTTCAGATCATGACAGATAAGGAGCGAACCCTCTGCGGGGTTCTGTGTGATAGGGATGCGGAACGCCGGGTGTTCCTGACGGGCTGGGTCGATGCCCTGAGGGACCACGGCGATGTGCTGTTCATACATCTGCGGGACAGGAGCGGCATTGTACAGGTCGTCTTCGATCCCCGGCATACTCCGGAAACGGTGATGAGGCTCGCCGATTCACTGCGGGTGGAGTTCTGCCTGTCCGTCACGGGACGGGTGGTCAGGCGGGAACAGGGAACGGAAAACCCCCATATTCCGACGGGTACGGTGGAAGTAGCCGCGGATGAACTCGTTATTCTCAATACATCGAAGCCGATACCCTTCGCCATTTCGGAAAAGGCGATGGTCGCCGGTGCAGCGGCGGCTCCGGCGGAGGCGGTCACGGAGGACATGCGGCTGGCATACCGGTATCTCGACCTGCGGCGGCCCAGCATGCAGGAAAACCTCATGTTCCGTCACCGGGTGTTCGGAAAGGCCCGTGCCGTCCTGGACGACCTTGGTTTTGTTGAAATAGAGACGCCCATGCTCACGAAGAGCACCCCGGAGGGTGCGAGGGATTACCTGGTTCCCAGCCGGATATATCCGCGGCGGTTCTTCGCCCTGCCCCAGTCGCCCCAGCTCTTCAAACAACTGCTCATGGTGGGCGGGCTCGAGCGGTACTATCAGTTCGCCCGCTGTTTCCGTGACGAAGACCTCCGCCCGAACCGGCAGCCCGAGTTCACCCAGCTTGACATGGAGGCGTCATTCATTGATGAATCCTTCATCAGGGACACGGTGGAGGCCCTGGTTCAGGCCATGTTCGGGGAAAAGGGGATCGAACTTACGCGTCCCTTTCCGCGGATGACCTGGCATGAGGCGATGGACCGGATGGGGACGGATCGCCCCGACACGCGCTTCGACATGCAATTTGTGGAAGCCTCGGATATTTTCAGCGGTACGTCATACGGGATCTTCCGTGAAATCCTCCGCGGGGGAGGGCATATCAAGGGGATCAACGTGAAAGGACAGGCCGGCAACCTGAGCAAGAACGTTCTTCAGAACGAATACGCGAAAGTAATCGTTCCATCCTTCGGGGCTGCCGGTATGACCTGGATGAAAATAGCCGGCGGCGCGCCCGAGTCGAATATCGTTCATTTTTTCAGTGACGGGGAACGGGCGGCGCTGATGGAGCGGTTCAATGCCGCCGACGGTGACGTTATCATCATGATAGCGGACACATCCTACAAAATTGTCGTCGGCGCGCTGGGACAACTGCGGCTGCACCTGGCCGACCGCCTCGGGCTCATTCCTTCCGGTGTGTACAGGCCCCTGTGGGTCACGGATTTTCCCCTCTTCACCAGGAGCCGGGGAAAATTGACGTCCAATCACCACCCCTTTACGGCCCCCGACCGTGATGATTTCGATCCCGGTGATGAGGCGGACCTCCTGTCCCTGAAGTCACGCTCCTACGATCTGGTGGTGAACGGTGAGGAACTGGGCGGCGGAAGCATGCGCATCCATGATGCCCGTCTCCAGCGCGCCATTTTTCGTTGCCTGGGGCTTCCCGAAGATGAGGTGGAAGAACGGTTCGGCTTTTTCCTGCGGGCCCTGGAATACGGAGCACCCCCCCACGGGGGGATCGCCCTTGGTATGGACCGGGTCGTTTCGATGATCCTGGGGACCGACTCGATCCGGGAGGTCATCGCCTTTCCGAAGAACCGGAAGGCCTTCTGCCCGCTCAGCGAGGCCCCGTCGCCAGTGTCCCGCCGGCAGCTTTCGGATCTGGGACTCCTTGACCTTGACGCCGGTGGATGGGTGGACGGCAGAAAAATAATGGGGGGATGATCCGGACCCCCTTCGTGACGGTGATCGAAGAACATGAAAGCATTGCTTGCCCTTGAGGACGGAAGGATATTTACGGGAGAGGCCTTCGGTGCGCCCGGCGAACGCTTCGGCGAAGTGGTTTTCAATACGGGGATGACGGGTTACCAGGAAATCCTGACGGACCCCTCCTACCGGGGACAGATCGTCGCCATGACCTATCCGTTGATCGGGAATTACGGGGTGAACAGCGACGATACCGAATCGCGGGCGATCCATCTCGAAGGATTTCTCGTGGGCGAGCTCTGCGAGCGGCCCAGCAATCATCGTTCTGAGAAAGACCTCGATTCGTATCTCAAGGAACGGGGCATTCCCGGGATCCAGGGGATCGATACACGGGCGCTGACGAGGCACATCCGGGAGGCCGGCGCCATGAGGGCCGGTGTTTCGACACTCGACACCGACAGGGAATCTCTTGTTGCAAAGGTCAGAAGGTCCCCTGGACTGGTGGGGCGGGACCTGGCCATTGAAGTGACCTGTCCCGCGCCGTACGAGGTGCCGCGGCAGGGCGGGCTGCGCGTCGTCCTTCTCGATTTCGGGGCCAAGGAGAGCATCCTGCGGGAGCTTCACCGCGTGGGCTGTCACGTCCTGGTGGTGCCGGCCGGCACGACGGCGGAAGATGTCCTCGCGCTCCAGCCGCACGGTGTCCTTTTGTCGAACGGTCCCGGCGACCCCGCGGCGGTCCGCTATGCCGTGGAGACGCTCCGCCGGCTCATCGGGGAAAAGCGGGTCCCGATCTTCGGTATCTGCCTGGGGCACCAGCTCCTGGGACAGGCCCTGGGCGGTACCACTTACAAGCTGAAGTTCGGCCATCACGGAAGTAACCACCCCGTGAAGGACCTGCGAACGGGACGGATCCACATTACGGTTCAGAACCACGGGTTCTGTGTTGATATCGAGTCACTCGATACAGAAGCGATCGAGATCACCCACATGAACCTGAACGACAACACCCTGGAAGGGATGCGGCACCGCGAGCTCCCCCTGTTTTCCGTACAGTTCCACCCGGAAGCGGGTCCCGGTCCTCACGACGCGCGCTACCTGTTCCAGGATTTTGTGAAGATGATGAAGAACGATCCACCACGGGAATGAAGGAAATGAGAGAGAAAGTAGCCGTTTTTGACTTCGGCTCTCAGTATGCCCAGCTCATTGCCCGGCGTATCCGGGAGCTCGGCGTGTACTGCGAGATCGTCGACCATTCGATTTCAAGGGAAGCGATCGAAGGGATGGCCCCCGCGGCGATCATTCTTTCCGGCGGACCCTCGTCGGTCCTCGCCGGGAATGCCCCCTCCATGGACGCCCGGATCCTTGAGCTCGATATTCCCATTCTGGGAATCTGTTACGGCATGCAGCTCATGGCGAAGCTTCAGGGCGGCATCGTCGAAAAGGGGCTCAGCGGCGAATACGGTCCTGCCTCGATAGAGATCACCGATATGCGATCCCTCTTCGCGGGCATGGAATTTCGCATCGACGTCTGGATGAGTCACGGCGACCGTGTCATCGTCGTGCCCGACGGGTACCGGGTCCTTGCCAGGACCGGGGGATGCCCTGTGGCTGCCATGGGAGACGACCGGCGGCGGCGGTACGGCGTCCAGTTCCACCCCGAGGTGATTCATACGCCGAAAGGAAAGGAAATCATCCGGAACTTCCTTTACCGCATTGCCGGGTGTTCCGGCGGCTGGACCATGAGCAGTTTCATCGAAGAGGCCGTGAGGAACATTCGGAATCGCGTCGGTGATGCCGGCGTCATCTGTGCTTTGTCCGGCGGTGTCGATTCCGCCGTCGTTGCGGCCCTGCTCAACCGTGCCGTGGGTGACAGAATGACGGCCATATTCGTGGATAACGGCCTTCTCAGGAGTGGAGAGATCAGTGAGATAGAAGAGATCTTCCGGCACGAATACCCCCTTCGCCTGACGGTGGCCCACGCGGCGGGACGGTTCCTCGACGCCCTGAAGGGAGTGGTCGACCCGGAGAAAAAACGCAAGATCATCGGTGAGACCTTCATCCATGTCTTCCGTGAGGAAGCGAAGAACTGTGAGAATGCCCGGTTCCTTGCCCAAGGGACCCTCTACCCCGACGTGATAGAGAGTCAGTCCGCCCATGGCGGGCCGTCGGTGGTGATCAAAAGCCACCATAATGTGGGAGGCCTTCCGAAAGAACTGGGCTTTGAACTGCTGGAACCCCTTCGGGAGCTTTTCAAGGACGAGGTTCGACGGCTCGGAAGGGAGCTGGGCCTTCCGGAAAAACTGCTGACCCGGCAGCCCTTTCCCGGACCGGGGCTGGCCGTCCGGATCATCGGCGAGGTGACGGAAGAATCACTGGCCGTCCTCCGGCATGCCGATCAGGTCGTTCAGGAGGAAATAGCGGGGTACGAGGAATATCATCAGATATGGCAGTCCTTTGCCGTCCTTCTGCCCGTCAAGAGCGTGGGTGTCATGGGGGACGAGCGGACCTACGCCAACGTGGTCGCCCTGCGGGTCGTTTCCAGCATGGATGGGATGACGGCTGACTGGGTCAGGCTGCCCGCCGATGTTCTGTCGCGGATATCGTCGCGGATCATAAACGAGGTGAAAGGGGTCAATCGTGTCGTCTACGATATCAGTTCCAAGCCCCCGGGAACGATAGAATGGGAATAGGATGCATTCATGCCGAAACGGACGGACATCCATAAAATCCTGATCATCGGGTCGGGCCCCATCGTCATCGGTCAGGCCTGCGAATTTGATTATTCGGGAACCCAGGCCTGCAAGGCGCTGGCCGAAGAGGGGTTCGAGGTGGTCCTGCTCAATTCGAACCCGGCCACGATTATGACGGACCCTGAAATGGCCCACCGGACCTACATCGAACCGATCACGGCCGATGTGGTCGAAAAGATAATAGAAAAAGAACGGCCCCAGGCGGTCCTGGCCACCCTGGGGGGACAAACGGCCCTCAATACCGCCGTAGAGGCCGCCGAACGGGGAGTGTTCGATGCCTACGGTGTGGAAATGATCGGCGCCGACCTTTTCGCGATCAAGCGGGCCGAGGACCGGGACCTCTTCAAAACGGCAATGGCCGAGATCGGGCTCGATCTGCCCCGGAGCGCCGCCGCGCGGAACATGGACGAAGCCCGGCGCGTGGTCGGGGATATCGGTCTGCCCGTCGTGATACGCCCCAGCTTCACCCTGGGAGGTACGGGCGGCGCCCTGGCTTACAATATGGAAGAATTCGAGGAGTTCGCGGCCTGGGGCATTGAGCAGAGCATGATCAGCGAGATACTGATAGAAGAATCCGTTGCGGGCTGGAAGGAATTCGAGCTTGAGGTCATGCGGGACCAGAAGGATAACGTGGTGATCATCTGTTCCATCGAAAATCTGGATCCCATGGGAGTTCACACGGGGGATTCGATCACGGTGGCGCCGGCCCAGACCCTGACGGACCGGGAGTACCAGCACATGAGGAACGCCGCCGTCGCCGTCATCAGGAAGATCGGCGTCGCCACGGGCGGGTCGAACATCCAGTTCGCCATTCATCCGAAGACAGGCCGGATGGTGGTGATCGAAATGAATCCCCGGGTGTCCCGTTCATCGGCACTGGCATCGAAAGCCACGGGGTTTCCCATCGCGAAGATAGCGGCGAAACTGGCCGTGGGGTACAGCCTTGACGAGATACCCAACGATATAACGAAGAAAACACCCGCTTCCTTCGAGCCTACCATAGATTACTGTGTCGTCAAGATACCCCGTTTCGCCTTTGAAAAATTCCCCGGCGTGGACGACACCCTCACCATCTCCATGAAATCCGTGGGCGAGACCATGGCGATCGGTCGCACCTTCAAGGAGTCCCTTCAGAAAGCGCTGCGGGGCCTTGAGATCGGCCTTCACGGACTCGACGGTTCCATCGGCGGTGAACTGGATGACAAGGAGCTTGAAGCACGGCTGATCCGGCCGACACCGGGGCGGCTCCTCCTTATCCGGCAGGCCCTCCTGCGGGGATATTCCGAAGACCGGATCGCCGACCTCACGGCTATCGATCCCTGGTTTCTCCGGAACATCGCCGATATCGTCGCCATGGAGCGGGCCCTCGGGTCTCTGAAAAATGAACCGGGGATTCCCGCGGAGGTCATGGAGAAGGCAAAGCGCTTCGGTTTTTCCGATCACCAGATCGGAGACCTGACGGGACGCAATGAAGCGGACATCGCACGACTCCGGGAAGAGATGGGAATAACACCCGTCTACAAGCTGGTCGATACCTGCGCCGCCGAATTCGAGGCCCACACGCCATACTATTATTCGACCTACGCCGAAGAAGACGAGAGCCGTCGGGGGACCTCGCGGCGGGTCATGATCATCGGGGGAGGGCCGAACCGGATCGGCCAGGGCATCGAATTCGACTACTGCTGTGTCCATGCCTCGATGGCCCTGCGGGAGGCGGGATACGAGACGATCATGGTGAATTCCAATCCCGAAACGGTCTCGACCGATTACGATATATCGGACAGGCTCTATTTCGAGCCCCTGACCCTTGAAGATGTTCTCAATATCGTGCGGGTGGAGCAGCCCGAGGGTGTCATCGTGCAGCTCGGGGGGCAGACACCGCTGAACCTGGCCATACCCCTTGCCCGGCATGGGGTCAGGATACTGGGGACACCGCCCGAAGCGATCGACCGGGCCGAGGACCGCAAGCTCTTCAAGGAAATGGCCGATATCCTGGGGGTCAGGCAGCCGCAGAGCGGAACGGCCCGTTCCCTGGCGGAGGTCCAGGAGATCGTCGATGAGATCGGCTACCCGGTCCTGATCCGACCCTCCTATGTCCTTGGCGGCCGGGCCATGGTGGTGGTCTGGAACCAGGCCGATCTTGAAGGATTCGTAAAAGAAGCGTTCCTGGCCTCGCCGGACCATCCCATCCTGGTGGATAAATTTCTTGAGGATGCCATCGAGGTGGATGTGGATGCCGTCTCCGACGGTGTGGACGTCATCGTAGCGGGTGTGATGGAACATATCGAACTTGCCGGCGTTCACTCGGGGGACAGCGCCATGGTCCTCCCCGTCTATTCGCTGAAGGATGAAACGATCGCGGAGATCCGGGACACCACGAGAAGGGTGGCCCTTGAACTGGGGGTCAGAGGGCTTCTGAATATTCAGTATGCCGTGAAGGGAACGGAGCTCTTCATCCTGGAGGTGAATCCCCGGGCATCGCGGACGGTCCCCTTCGTGTCAAAGGCGACGGGGGTCCCTCTGGCGAAGATCGCCACGAAGATCATGGTCGGCCTTTCCCTCCGGGAGCAGGGGATCACGGCGGATCCCGAACCGCGCTATTTTTCGGTGAAAGAATCAGTGCTTCCCTTCAAGAGATTTTTCGGCGTCGATACGCTCCTGGGTCCCGAAATGAAGTCGACCGGTGAGGTGATGGGCATTGACCGGGACCTGGGGATCGCCTACGCGAAGAGCCAGATAGCGGCCGGCCAGCCGGTGCCGGAGGGAGGCAAGGTCTTCATCAGCGTCAAGGATGATGATAAGATGGCGATCGTTCCCATCGGGAAACAATTCGCCGACCTGGGATTTGAGATCCTTTCGACACCGGGGACGGCACAAACGCTCGCGGCACGGGGGATATCCGTTACCAGGCTCCCGCGTCTCGACGAAGGGCGGCCGAATCTCATGGACTACATGAAAAACAGGGACGTGAACCTGCTGATCAACACGCCGAGCGGACCCAAGCCGCGCCGGGATGAAGTGCGGATCAGAAGCACCGCGGTTTCCCGCAACATTCCCCTGATCACCACCATCGCCGGAGCGGAGGCCATGGTGAACGCCATAAGGACAATGAAAAA contains:
- a CDS encoding lipid A deacylase LpxR family protein, whose translation is EPGYQRSVSISLGQNIYTPEDISRTDLVKDDRPYAGIAYLAVGLHSRNEQVMNTFEIDAGIVGRHSYAEDFQMLIHQWIEEKEPRGWKHQLHDEPVVNLFFERKWKLFKKSRGGFGCDLIPHLGFGAGNMFVGADAGSEVRFGWNLPNDFGTFLIRPGSDSNAPIDSSDPRFLDFFHRFGIHLFFAVDGRAVLRNILLDGNTFRDSHSVDKEYFVADLVGGAGMILDRFKITYAYVYQTKEFKTQEDPQTYGSISVSATF
- a CDS encoding LL-diaminopimelate aminotransferase; this encodes MPAARIRELPPYLFARIDDIKQEALAAGIDVIDLGIGDPDLSPPEPVIDALIRGVRKDGAHHYSSYAGLPRLRRAFSEWFEHRFGVPVDPDREVLPLIGSKEGIGHIYLSQVDPGDEVLIPDPGYPVYAAGAVLAGAIPRYFPLRRENSYLPAVADLEGMVSPRTRMMWLNYPSNPTAVLADRTSFEEAARFARDRGLLICHDMAYSEITFDGARSVSFLEIDGGKDVCVEFHSLSKTFCMPGWRVGFAVGNAGAIGALAKVKTNLDSGIFIPLQEAAVTALEECGDDVLRIGAVFEKRRNLFVSGLAGAGWDVPLPPSTFYVWAPIPAGYDSMGFCTHLLREAGIVCTPGTGFGKQGEGFVRMSLTVPDERLEEAVARLRGIGIVYKEQEVLRVL
- a CDS encoding amidophosphoribosyltransferase, with amino-acid sequence MYCEKVRADRPRECCGVFGIYGDAAAAEKTYLGLFSLQHRGQESAGIAVSAGKEMTVHRGMGLVWSVFSDPRIMPRLRGTAAIGHTRYSTTGSSDLLNAQPIMVRYKGNQIAAAHNGNLVNSLELRTMLEGRGSIFQTTADSEIVLHLIARSEKDTVEDVVMDALSYLDGAYCFVFLTPEKLIAARDPHGFRPLCLGQAGSAFVVASESCAFDIIGARYIRSIEPGEVVVIDREGVTSRMMTTEGKRSYCVFEYIYFSRPDSLIFGEKVDKARRRLGKKLAEEAACEADIVIAIPDSANTAALGYAHRSGIPFEIGLIRSHYVGRTFIAPHQKARELDVRVKFNPVPGVVRDRRVVVVEDSIVRGTTLKQLVRIIRNAGASEVHVRVSSPPIISPCYYGIDISSRGELIASSHCVEDTRRYIEADSLAYLSVEGMLEAVPDGHFQCTACFTGAYPTAVPVHFEKDQFSVNCKADR
- the aspS gene encoding aspartate--tRNA ligase is translated as MTDKERTLCGVLCDRDAERRVFLTGWVDALRDHGDVLFIHLRDRSGIVQVVFDPRHTPETVMRLADSLRVEFCLSVTGRVVRREQGTENPHIPTGTVEVAADELVILNTSKPIPFAISEKAMVAGAAAAPAEAVTEDMRLAYRYLDLRRPSMQENLMFRHRVFGKARAVLDDLGFVEIETPMLTKSTPEGARDYLVPSRIYPRRFFALPQSPQLFKQLLMVGGLERYYQFARCFRDEDLRPNRQPEFTQLDMEASFIDESFIRDTVEALVQAMFGEKGIELTRPFPRMTWHEAMDRMGTDRPDTRFDMQFVEASDIFSGTSYGIFREILRGGGHIKGINVKGQAGNLSKNVLQNEYAKVIVPSFGAAGMTWMKIAGGAPESNIVHFFSDGERAALMERFNAADGDVIIMIADTSYKIVVGALGQLRLHLADRLGLIPSGVYRPLWVTDFPLFTRSRGKLTSNHHPFTAPDRDDFDPGDEADLLSLKSRSYDLVVNGEELGGGSMRIHDARLQRAIFRCLGLPEDEVEERFGFFLRALEYGAPPHGGIALGMDRVVSMILGTDSIREVIAFPKNRKAFCPLSEAPSPVSRRQLSDLGLLDLDAGGWVDGRKIMGG
- a CDS encoding diaminopimelate epimerase, with translation MACSQEMQGPVEIFKMSGHGNDFIIVDNSRETLKANWRDCAIRWCRRRVSVGADGLLIIGPSRDADLSLRIFNADGSEAEMCGNGVRCAARFAVEREITGSTLAISTLAGIIRARVEGRKACIRLPDLAEMMDPLSVETEVGRYLAYPVHLGVPHAVIFFDSVADLPAKTVHDLGRSVRFHRLFEPAGTNVDLLQVVAPNHIRVRTYERGVEGETMACGTGAVASAIAAHLFGDAGDLPIAVEMPGGVLDVSFMKDGFCFSNIWLSGDVDWVFHGEILKDGEY
- the carA gene encoding glutamine-hydrolyzing carbamoyl-phosphate synthase small subunit, which produces MKALLALEDGRIFTGEAFGAPGERFGEVVFNTGMTGYQEILTDPSYRGQIVAMTYPLIGNYGVNSDDTESRAIHLEGFLVGELCERPSNHRSEKDLDSYLKERGIPGIQGIDTRALTRHIREAGAMRAGVSTLDTDRESLVAKVRRSPGLVGRDLAIEVTCPAPYEVPRQGGLRVVLLDFGAKESILRELHRVGCHVLVVPAGTTAEDVLALQPHGVLLSNGPGDPAAVRYAVETLRRLIGEKRVPIFGICLGHQLLGQALGGTTYKLKFGHHGSNHPVKDLRTGRIHITVQNHGFCVDIESLDTEAIEITHMNLNDNTLEGMRHRELPLFSVQFHPEAGPGPHDARYLFQDFVKMMKNDPPRE